From a single Alloactinosynnema sp. L-07 genomic region:
- a CDS encoding LuxR family transcriptional regulator, whose protein sequence is MALVERNEELRTLNRLFADCARNRGQVALISGGVASGKTELLHTFAEHAAGKGATVLTATGSRAEHSLAFGVLKQLASAQTLPEAVAANVASLLSGDTDAARPDPVSIGRSRALILEGLCAALMEAAKSTLVVLCVDDVQFADGPSLQAVLYLQRRMRFARVMIILTEWALPRPTRAVFRAEVTRQPNTTHLRLAPLSKRGVEDLLRAELDTSTARTLAPVHHALSGGNPLLATALIEDFRAATRAGGGREKEMAVGQAYGHAVISCLHRWEPAMLEVARGLALLGDAGTPALVGRLVDMTAEAAGSVLEVLELAGLLDGGRFRHPVAKAAVLHGLGKADRAARHLRAAWLLHHDGADAAQVADHLVAADQADGPWAVAVLRHAAQEAQVADRLDLAMARLDLAARSCSDETEHADIVTQLLRVEWRENSAAAERHLTPLLDARASGTLADHNAVHLAKFLLWYGHTEDLAGTLAGLAAAASKPDHPAAAYLGLVVRWLAFVTPGATERIKSMPLPSGKDDPWSRAGAVLDAIRAGKADSETARAAEYILQSCRLGEQAFGAQLSALAALIHADRIDRAATVCEALLAEATNRRAVTWQAVLGGLRGEIALRQGDLPAAAEYARVAADAVSAQGWGVVMGSVTAVRVAAATAMGDHQLAATLLRQPVPESVFQTQFGLQYLYARGAHYLATDRPHAALGDFQRCGELMARWSVDLPALAPWRVGAAQAQLALGNREAARTLVSEHLALPGCRGPRNRGIAMRILAATVDATRRVSILAESVDLLHAGGDRFELARALTDLSQAHQDSGACEKARAVARRALQMAKRCQAEPLSRDLRPAREAEPYPADAESLSMDVLSEAERRVAVLAALGHTNREIGGKLYITVSTVEQHLTRVYRKLKVTKRTDLPAGLPRQLMAEDR, encoded by the coding sequence ATGGCGCTGGTCGAGCGGAACGAGGAACTGAGAACCCTGAACCGGCTCTTCGCCGACTGTGCACGCAACCGGGGGCAGGTCGCGCTGATCAGCGGTGGGGTCGCCAGCGGCAAGACCGAACTACTGCACACCTTCGCCGAGCACGCCGCGGGCAAGGGCGCCACGGTGCTCACCGCGACGGGCTCACGGGCCGAGCACAGCCTGGCCTTCGGCGTGCTGAAGCAATTGGCGAGCGCGCAGACATTACCCGAGGCCGTGGCCGCGAACGTCGCCTCTTTGCTCAGCGGCGACACGGACGCGGCCCGGCCCGATCCCGTCAGCATCGGCCGCTCCCGCGCGCTGATCCTGGAAGGCCTCTGCGCCGCCCTCATGGAGGCGGCCAAAAGCACGTTGGTCGTACTCTGCGTCGACGACGTCCAGTTCGCCGACGGACCCTCCCTGCAAGCCGTGCTCTACCTGCAACGACGGATGCGCTTCGCCCGGGTCATGATCATTCTGACCGAGTGGGCCCTGCCCCGTCCGACCCGCGCGGTGTTCCGCGCCGAGGTCACCCGCCAGCCCAACACCACCCACCTGCGCCTGGCTCCACTGTCCAAGCGCGGTGTCGAAGACCTGCTGCGCGCCGAGTTGGACACCAGCACCGCGCGCACGCTGGCCCCGGTGCACCACGCGCTCAGCGGCGGCAACCCGCTGCTGGCCACCGCGCTGATCGAGGACTTCCGGGCCGCGACCAGGGCGGGCGGCGGCCGGGAGAAGGAGATGGCCGTCGGCCAGGCCTACGGCCACGCCGTCATCTCCTGCCTGCACCGCTGGGAGCCCGCGATGCTCGAGGTCGCCCGCGGCCTGGCGCTGCTGGGCGACGCGGGCACCCCGGCGCTGGTCGGCAGGCTTGTCGACATGACCGCGGAGGCCGCCGGGTCGGTGCTGGAGGTGCTGGAGCTGGCCGGTCTGCTCGACGGCGGCCGCTTCCGGCACCCGGTGGCCAAGGCCGCCGTGCTGCACGGGCTCGGCAAGGCCGATCGGGCCGCCAGGCACCTGCGGGCGGCCTGGCTGCTGCACCACGACGGCGCCGACGCCGCCCAGGTCGCCGACCACCTCGTCGCCGCCGACCAGGCCGACGGTCCGTGGGCGGTGGCGGTGCTGCGCCACGCTGCGCAGGAGGCGCAGGTCGCCGACCGGCTCGACCTCGCCATGGCCCGGCTTGACCTGGCCGCCCGGTCCTGTTCCGACGAGACCGAGCACGCCGACATCGTCACCCAGCTGCTGCGGGTGGAGTGGCGGGAGAACTCGGCCGCCGCGGAGCGCCACCTGACCCCGCTGCTCGACGCGCGGGCCAGCGGCACCCTCGCCGACCACAACGCCGTGCATCTGGCGAAGTTCCTGCTCTGGTACGGCCACACCGAGGACCTGGCGGGCACCCTGGCCGGGTTGGCCGCCGCGGCGTCGAAGCCGGACCACCCGGCCGCGGCCTATCTCGGCCTGGTCGTGCGGTGGCTGGCCTTCGTCACCCCCGGCGCCACGGAGCGGATCAAGTCCATGCCGCTGCCGTCGGGCAAGGACGATCCGTGGAGCCGCGCCGGAGCGGTGCTCGACGCCATCCGCGCGGGCAAGGCCGACAGCGAGACCGCGCGGGCCGCCGAGTACATCCTGCAGAGCTGCAGGCTCGGTGAGCAGGCCTTCGGCGCCCAGCTCTCGGCGCTGGCCGCGTTGATCCACGCCGACCGCATCGACCGGGCGGCCACGGTGTGCGAGGCGCTGCTGGCCGAGGCCACCAACCGGCGCGCGGTCACCTGGCAGGCCGTGCTCGGCGGGCTGCGCGGGGAGATCGCGTTGCGCCAGGGCGACCTGCCCGCCGCGGCCGAGTACGCCAGGGTGGCCGCCGACGCGGTGTCCGCGCAGGGCTGGGGCGTGGTCATGGGCTCGGTGACGGCGGTGCGCGTCGCCGCGGCGACCGCCATGGGCGACCATCAGCTGGCCGCGACGCTGCTGCGCCAGCCGGTGCCGGAGTCGGTCTTCCAGACCCAGTTCGGCCTGCAGTACCTCTACGCGCGGGGCGCGCACTATCTGGCCACCGACCGCCCGCACGCCGCGCTCGGCGACTTCCAGCGCTGCGGCGAGCTGATGGCGCGCTGGTCGGTCGACCTGCCCGCGCTCGCCCCGTGGCGGGTCGGCGCCGCTCAGGCCCAGCTCGCCCTGGGCAACCGGGAGGCGGCCAGGACGCTGGTCTCCGAGCACTTGGCGCTGCCCGGCTGCCGCGGCCCCCGCAACCGCGGGATCGCCATGCGGATCCTCGCGGCCACGGTCGACGCGACCCGGCGGGTGTCCATCCTGGCCGAGTCGGTCGACCTGCTGCACGCGGGCGGCGACCGGTTCGAGCTGGCCAGGGCCCTGACGGACCTGAGCCAGGCCCACCAGGACTCCGGCGCGTGCGAGAAGGCGCGGGCGGTGGCCCGGCGGGCGCTGCAAATGGCCAAGCGCTGTCAGGCCGAGCCGCTCAGCCGCGACCTGCGGCCCGCCCGCGAGGCCGAGCCCTACCCGGCCGACGCGGAGAGCCTCAGCATGGACGTACTGAGCGAGGCCGAGCGCCGGGTGGCGGTACTGGCCGCGCTCGGTCACACCAACCGCGAGATCGGCGGCAAGCTCTACATCACGGTCAGCACTGTTGAACAGCACCTGACCAGGGTCTACCGGAAGCTGAAGGTCACCAAACGGACTGACTTGCCCGCTGGCCTCCCCCGGCAGCTGATGGCCGAGGACCGCTAG
- a CDS encoding glycine--tRNA ligase has protein sequence MQDALLALTRYWTERGAMVVQPFNTEVGAGTLNPATVLRVLGPEPWRVAYVEPSVRPDDARYGENPNRLQTHTQFQVILKPDPGNPQELYLGSLQALGIDVRAHDIRFVEDNWASPALGAWGLGWEVWLDGLEITQFTYFQQAGGMTLDPVSVEITYGVERIMMALQGVDHFADIAYAPGISYGEAFGQAEYEMSRFYLDDADVDSQRRLFEEYAAEARRLLDLRLPVPAHIHVLKCSHTFNVLDARGAVSTTERAKAFARMRGLAREVATLWAERRAELGHPLGTADLPVPAPAPTSFPEVDGERTLLFEIGTEELPPHEVGRTADAVRAALTDKLAATRLAHGDIATFATPRRIVALVESVGAREPDAERTVRGPRESAAFDADGNPTKAAAGFARGQGVDPAELRKIEVDGVSYVGITRTEVGRGAVEVLSGILGEIVGDLRADKNMRWSDPKLSFTRPVRWLVALLGDTPVPVAVSALTAGSTTRVHRTADEPTVTVASADGYPAFLATHGIVLDQAERRSRIIDAARELAATVGGDIDAEGESALLDEITNLVEEPNALLGSFAEKYLDLPGEILTTVMRKHQRYLPVRDASGALLPHFVAVANGACDHDKVRAGNEAVLRARYEDAAFFWRADLQTPLATMKEGVAKLAFEERLGSVAQRAARIGAVAQDLAADVSGVDAATLARAAELAKFDLGSQMVIELTSLAGTMAREYARRAGEPEAVAQALFDMELPRTGGGPVPSTVPGALLALADRFDLLAGLFAIGAKPTGSSDPFGLRRAAAGVVVILRAFPDLRAIRLSRGLSAAAERVRAQGIEVTDAVLADVAEFVIKRFEQQLLDAGHAHDLVAAVLPLAQAPAAADETLAELTSRVSDPDFAALAAALQRVRRIVPADTSVSYDAAVLSEPAEIALHEAFVKAGSAGTDLAGFVSAAAVLTGPVNTFFDEILVMAEDPAVRAARLGLLASIRDLAAPVLDWQALTTSLEG, from the coding sequence ATGCAGGACGCGTTGCTCGCGTTGACCAGGTACTGGACCGAGCGCGGCGCCATGGTGGTGCAGCCGTTCAACACCGAGGTGGGCGCGGGCACCCTCAACCCGGCGACCGTGCTGCGCGTGCTGGGGCCGGAGCCGTGGCGGGTGGCCTACGTGGAGCCCAGTGTGCGGCCAGACGACGCCCGGTACGGGGAGAACCCGAACCGCCTGCAGACCCACACCCAGTTCCAGGTGATCCTCAAGCCGGACCCGGGCAACCCGCAGGAGCTGTACCTGGGCAGCCTGCAGGCCCTGGGCATCGACGTGCGCGCCCACGACATCCGGTTCGTCGAGGACAACTGGGCCTCGCCCGCGCTCGGCGCGTGGGGACTGGGCTGGGAGGTGTGGCTCGACGGACTGGAGATCACCCAGTTCACCTATTTCCAGCAGGCGGGCGGAATGACGCTCGACCCGGTTTCGGTCGAGATCACCTATGGCGTCGAACGCATCATGATGGCGTTGCAAGGTGTGGACCATTTCGCCGACATCGCCTACGCGCCGGGAATTTCCTATGGCGAGGCTTTCGGGCAGGCCGAGTACGAGATGAGCAGGTTCTATCTCGACGACGCCGATGTGGACTCGCAGCGGCGGCTGTTCGAGGAATACGCCGCCGAGGCGCGCAGGCTGCTGGACCTGCGCCTGCCGGTGCCCGCCCACATCCACGTGCTCAAGTGCTCGCACACCTTCAACGTCCTCGACGCGCGCGGCGCGGTCAGCACCACGGAGCGGGCCAAGGCATTCGCCAGGATGCGCGGGCTGGCCAGGGAGGTAGCGACCCTGTGGGCCGAGCGGCGGGCCGAGCTCGGTCACCCGCTGGGCACCGCTGATCTCCCCGTCCCGGCGCCCGCGCCCACCTCGTTCCCGGAGGTGGACGGTGAGCGGACGCTGCTGTTCGAGATCGGCACCGAGGAACTGCCGCCGCACGAGGTGGGCCGCACCGCCGACGCCGTTCGCGCCGCGCTGACCGACAAGCTCGCGGCCACCCGCCTCGCGCACGGCGACATCGCCACCTTCGCCACCCCGCGCCGGATCGTCGCGCTGGTCGAGTCGGTCGGCGCGCGGGAGCCCGACGCCGAGCGCACCGTGCGCGGGCCCCGGGAGTCCGCGGCGTTCGACGCCGACGGCAATCCGACCAAGGCCGCCGCCGGGTTCGCCCGCGGCCAGGGTGTCGATCCGGCCGAGCTGCGAAAGATCGAGGTCGACGGGGTGTCCTATGTGGGCATCACGCGCACCGAGGTCGGCCGCGGCGCGGTCGAGGTGCTCAGCGGGATCCTCGGCGAGATCGTCGGCGACCTGCGGGCGGACAAGAACATGCGGTGGAGCGACCCGAAGCTGTCGTTCACCCGTCCGGTGCGCTGGCTGGTGGCCCTGCTGGGCGACACCCCGGTCCCGGTCGCGGTGTCCGCGCTGACGGCGGGCTCGACGACGCGGGTGCACCGCACCGCCGACGAGCCCACGGTCACGGTCGCCTCGGCCGACGGCTACCCGGCTTTCCTTGCCACGCACGGAATCGTGCTCGACCAGGCCGAGCGCCGGTCGAGGATCATCGACGCCGCGCGGGAACTGGCCGCGACGGTCGGCGGGGACATCGACGCCGAGGGCGAGTCCGCGCTGCTCGACGAGATCACCAACCTGGTCGAGGAGCCCAACGCGCTGCTCGGCTCGTTCGCCGAGAAGTACCTGGACCTGCCCGGCGAGATCCTGACCACGGTCATGCGCAAGCACCAGCGCTACCTGCCGGTCCGCGACGCGTCCGGCGCGCTGCTGCCGCACTTCGTGGCTGTCGCGAATGGAGCGTGTGACCACGACAAGGTGCGGGCGGGCAACGAGGCCGTGCTGCGGGCGCGCTACGAGGACGCCGCGTTCTTCTGGCGGGCCGACCTGCAGACGCCCCTGGCCACGATGAAGGAGGGCGTCGCCAAGCTCGCCTTCGAGGAGCGCCTCGGCTCCGTCGCCCAGCGCGCCGCGCGCATCGGCGCTGTGGCCCAGGATCTCGCCGCCGATGTGTCCGGTGTGGACGCTGCCACGCTGGCGCGGGCGGCCGAACTGGCCAAGTTCGACCTCGGCTCGCAGATGGTCATCGAGCTGACCAGCCTCGCCGGGACCATGGCCCGCGAGTACGCCCGCCGCGCCGGGGAGCCCGAAGCCGTCGCGCAGGCACTGTTCGACATGGAACTGCCGCGGACGGGCGGCGGCCCGGTGCCGTCGACGGTCCCGGGTGCGCTGCTCGCGCTGGCCGACCGGTTCGACCTGCTGGCAGGCCTGTTCGCCATCGGCGCCAAGCCCACCGGCAGTTCCGACCCCTTCGGCCTGCGCCGGGCCGCGGCGGGCGTCGTGGTGATCCTGCGCGCCTTCCCGGACCTGCGGGCGATCAGGCTGTCGCGCGGCCTATCCGCGGCGGCCGAGCGGGTGCGGGCCCAGGGCATCGAGGTCACCGACGCCGTGCTGGCCGACGTCGCCGAGTTCGTCATCAAGCGGTTCGAACAGCAACTCCTCGACGCGGGACACGCCCACGACCTGGTGGCCGCCGTGCTTCCGCTGGCCCAAGCGCCCGCCGCGGCCGACGAGACGCTCGCGGAGCTGACCTCACGCGTGTCCGACCCGGACTTCGCCGCGCTGGCCGCCGCCCTGCAGCGGGTCCGGCGGATCGTCCCCGCCGACACCTCCGTGTCCTACGACGCGGCCGTGTTGTCGGAGCCCGCCGAGATCGCGCTGCACGAGGCGTTCGTGAAGGCCGGATCGGCGGGAACGGACCTGGCAGGCTTCGTGTCGGCGGCGGCGGTGCTGACCGGGCCGGTGAACACGTTCTTCGACGAGATCCTGGTGATGGCCGAGGACCCCGCTGTCCGGGCCGCGCGACTGGGCCTGCTGGCCTCGATCCGCGACCTCGCGGCGCCGGTCCTGGACTGGCAGGCACTCACCACAAGCCTGGAGGGCTGA
- a CDS encoding triacylglycerol lipase has translation MAEPLRPDGTAVRVGDIVVVSPGLTGRVEVLPPGSEGMRAAEDARAVLLAALAREGFSEQLTVRLIDPVEVPELASGTSRATSLGEPAITVEVPGPGAGLGQLILAADEDGALSWHLPDDIDPVDVPDRGGDRRTYTFVRAVAPVDPGASRGLIGAVGSKLLKVLVFPLIDPVLGKVGDHFVSRWEQHNRPVRLRQFTVGGHRESSAASVDWSSLSAGPALLFLHGTGSQSHTGFHGVSDEVLSTLHTRYGGRVFAYDHHTIATDPVANARSLVAQIPVDAGLRLDIVAHSRGGLVGRVLCELPGEIGLTTERMSVRTLVMVATPNAGTPLCDPAHVAKWLDRMTNLLQWVPDNGITDMLDVVLTVVKQVAVGAFRGLSGLMSMDPKGSFLERLNQPSAHSVAYRALASNYDPPKGSSLLRSARNVATDSVFGSAHNDLVVPTDGVFAANGAFGFPVGEVELFDAEVGVDHSGYWTQPRFAAAVDRWLVG, from the coding sequence ATGGCTGAACCGCTGCGTCCCGACGGGACCGCCGTCCGCGTCGGCGACATCGTCGTCGTCTCACCGGGCCTGACCGGCAGGGTGGAGGTGCTGCCGCCGGGCAGCGAGGGGATGAGGGCCGCCGAGGACGCGCGGGCGGTGCTGCTGGCTGCGTTGGCGAGGGAAGGGTTCTCCGAGCAGCTCACCGTCCGGCTCATCGATCCGGTCGAGGTCCCGGAACTGGCTTCCGGGACGAGCCGGGCGACCAGCCTTGGCGAACCTGCGATCACGGTGGAGGTTCCCGGGCCGGGCGCCGGTCTTGGTCAGCTCATCCTCGCGGCCGATGAGGACGGGGCGCTGAGTTGGCACCTGCCTGACGACATCGACCCCGTCGACGTCCCGGACCGGGGCGGTGACCGCCGCACGTATACCTTTGTCCGCGCCGTCGCGCCGGTCGACCCCGGCGCTTCGCGCGGGTTGATCGGCGCGGTGGGGTCGAAGTTGTTGAAGGTACTCGTGTTTCCGCTCATCGATCCGGTGCTTGGCAAGGTCGGCGATCACTTTGTCAGCCGTTGGGAGCAGCACAATCGGCCGGTTCGGTTGCGACAGTTCACTGTGGGCGGTCATCGGGAGTCGTCGGCGGCGTCGGTTGATTGGTCCTCGCTGAGCGCGGGACCTGCTCTGTTGTTCCTGCATGGCACTGGAAGTCAGAGTCATACCGGGTTTCATGGGGTTTCGGACGAGGTTCTGTCTACTTTGCACACTCGGTATGGTGGTCGGGTCTTTGCCTATGACCATCACACGATCGCGACGGATCCTGTGGCCAACGCGCGTTCGTTGGTCGCGCAGATTCCTGTTGACGCTGGGCTACGGCTTGACATTGTTGCCCATTCGCGCGGCGGGCTTGTCGGGCGGGTGTTGTGCGAGTTGCCGGGGGAGATCGGGCTGACGACGGAGCGGATGAGTGTACGCACGTTGGTCATGGTCGCGACGCCGAACGCTGGCACTCCGCTGTGCGATCCGGCTCATGTGGCGAAGTGGCTTGATCGGATGACGAATCTGCTGCAGTGGGTGCCGGACAATGGAATCACTGACATGTTGGACGTCGTACTGACGGTGGTCAAGCAGGTGGCGGTGGGGGCGTTCCGGGGGCTTTCGGGGTTGATGTCCATGGATCCCAAGGGTTCTTTCCTTGAGCGGCTCAATCAGCCTTCGGCTCACTCGGTTGCTTACCGTGCTTTGGCGTCGAACTATGATCCGCCGAAGGGGTCATCGCTGTTGCGCAGCGCCCGGAACGTGGCGACGGACTCGGTGTTCGGCTCGGCCCACAATGATCTCGTTGTTCCGACTGATGGTGTGTTCGCTGCGAACGGTGCTTTCGGTTTCCCGGTGGGGGAAGTCGAGCTGTTCGACGCCGAGGTCGGCGTGGATCACAGTGGGTACTGGACTCAGCCGAGGTTCGCCGCCGCTGTCGACCGCTGGCTGGTCGGCTGA
- a CDS encoding SDR family NAD(P)-dependent oxidoreductase, with amino-acid sequence MGPVVILGGRSEIGVAVARRLAERGARTVVLAARRSNDLKAEAASVRAAGATTVDQIEFDADALDTHRPVLDGIVAEHGPIDTAVIAFGILGDQKRAETDAAHAVAVVHTDYVAQVAILTHLAAMMREQGRGTIVVYSSVAGMRVRKANYVYGSAKAGLDGFTCGLTDALAGSGVRVLLVRPGFVIGRMTDGMTPAPFSSTPDQVAEATVRALAKGRQEVWVPGVLRPLFALLRLLPRPLWRRMPR; translated from the coding sequence ATGGGACCTGTGGTGATCCTCGGCGGACGCAGCGAGATCGGCGTCGCCGTCGCGCGGCGACTGGCCGAGCGGGGAGCGCGAACCGTCGTCCTGGCCGCCCGCCGCAGCAACGACCTCAAAGCCGAGGCGGCGTCAGTCCGGGCCGCAGGCGCGACCACTGTCGACCAAATCGAGTTCGACGCCGACGCCCTCGACACCCACCGCCCGGTCCTTGACGGGATCGTGGCAGAACACGGACCAATCGACACGGCGGTGATCGCCTTCGGAATCCTCGGCGACCAAAAACGCGCCGAGACCGACGCCGCGCACGCGGTGGCCGTAGTCCACACCGACTATGTCGCGCAGGTGGCCATCCTGACCCACCTCGCCGCGATGATGCGAGAGCAGGGACGCGGAACGATCGTCGTGTACTCGTCGGTCGCGGGCATGCGCGTGCGCAAGGCCAACTACGTCTACGGTTCGGCCAAAGCGGGCCTCGACGGCTTCACCTGCGGGCTCACCGACGCGCTGGCGGGCTCAGGTGTCCGAGTGCTGCTGGTCCGTCCAGGTTTCGTCATCGGCAGGATGACCGACGGCATGACCCCCGCACCGTTCTCCAGCACCCCGGACCAGGTCGCCGAGGCCACCGTCCGGGCGTTGGCCAAGGGCCGCCAAGAGGTCTGGGTACCCGGCGTCCTGCGCCCCCTGTTCGCCCTGCTGCGACTCCTGCCCCGCCCGCTCTGGCGTCGGATGCCGCGCTGA
- a CDS encoding thioesterase II family protein, with protein sequence MSASTDLWIRRFHPAPAAAHRLVIFPHAGGSASFYFPFSKALSPDVDVLTVQYPGRQDRLAEPLIDSVTGLADALTEVVRPWMDRPVTFFGHSMGASVAYELALRLPPSRLVVSGRMAPSTWREDYIHTLDDAGVMAKTRELAGTEAEALDDPEIMAMVLPTIRNDYRAAELYRGDPRSQVDAPILAMTGDADPRTTSDEVKAWAEHTTGTLDIEVYPGGHFFLIDNVLAIGAVLLASPPGTRARPPQGDVSGT encoded by the coding sequence ATGTCTGCCAGCACCGACCTGTGGATCCGCCGCTTCCATCCGGCCCCCGCCGCCGCACACCGCCTGGTGATATTCCCCCACGCGGGTGGCTCGGCCAGCTTCTACTTCCCGTTCTCCAAGGCGCTGTCCCCCGATGTGGACGTGCTCACCGTCCAATATCCCGGCCGCCAGGACCGGCTGGCCGAGCCGCTGATCGACTCCGTCACCGGTTTGGCCGATGCGCTGACCGAGGTCGTCCGGCCATGGATGGACCGTCCGGTCACCTTCTTCGGCCACAGCATGGGCGCCTCGGTGGCCTACGAGCTGGCCCTGCGGCTGCCCCCGAGCAGGCTGGTCGTGTCCGGGCGGATGGCCCCGAGCACGTGGCGTGAGGACTACATCCACACGCTGGACGACGCGGGCGTGATGGCCAAGACCCGCGAGTTGGCGGGCACCGAGGCCGAGGCGCTCGACGACCCCGAAATCATGGCGATGGTCCTGCCCACGATCCGCAACGACTACCGCGCCGCCGAGCTCTACCGCGGCGATCCAAGGTCCCAGGTCGACGCCCCAATCCTGGCCATGACCGGCGACGCCGACCCCAGGACCACATCGGACGAGGTCAAGGCATGGGCCGAGCACACCACCGGAACCCTCGACATCGAGGTATACCCAGGCGGGCACTTCTTCCTAATCGACAACGTGCTAGCAATAGGAGCTGTGTTGTTGGCGTCCCCTCCAGGGACGCGCGCTCGGCCGCCTCAAGGTGACGTTTCGGGCACGTGA
- a CDS encoding CHAT domain-containing protein yields MWEPDLPRLVSLLADPARHHEAAALLAKVPWIFGAAGLRRWIKAAIDHGEPPGAIAARLTTHNRAVVLRAMAPLVADGHYRPTAARALLLALGGARSAPPPPRDGGYGQAPVDPRPYWERPRPDPEWRQWPPGPYPGWQTGPPLNPGRPLTPSDPGYPIVPPFDPAEPDPEQTGAFPIPEGPEPPTTREAWPALDFPAAVAADERFDIDVGIGPRQDIELFGTGSFTVPSTSVELEVVLMYDPAAFAPVGWANPIRLTVTPTRPYPLATVGMTALGGPNLRTRRDIGASFYVDGGLRGYASRGIEVTGTPSGVVPLFDGGLLDIGPLLAQDAPDLVVVVERGEDLRGQTLLWSTRTTLPGVPAAPGPFRSEIGEDPAAFARRIRLDIGAFGGDARGTTLKLIGVGRAIADHIPEEVRAALTAAAAARAPEPATVLLLSSEPHVPWELAVLDPPPPGSPFLGSAMAIGRWVLAKSRPRPTPPTQVRADRHTVVTARYEGVAGWSRLPFAEAEAERLRLAYPPADEIEPLHSAVLDCLEAGPVGGVLHFALHGRYDPENAQDGLVLLAPSDADPTRLVPRFLQPDQVAALEFTTAPFVFLNSCQVGAAGEVLGDYSGLAKAFLAAGAAGVVAPLWNVNDEAAGALADSFYRAAYGPESLAPAEFLRRARSQVTRTDFPAWPATTLAYQFFGHPRLRLRRDKGANHG; encoded by the coding sequence ATGTGGGAACCGGACCTGCCCCGGTTGGTCAGTCTGCTCGCCGACCCCGCCCGCCACCACGAGGCCGCCGCCCTGCTCGCCAAGGTCCCGTGGATCTTCGGTGCGGCAGGCCTGCGCAGGTGGATCAAGGCGGCCATCGACCACGGCGAACCGCCGGGCGCGATCGCCGCGCGGCTGACAACGCACAACCGAGCCGTGGTGCTGCGCGCGATGGCTCCGCTGGTGGCCGACGGGCACTATCGGCCGACCGCCGCGCGGGCCCTGCTTCTGGCGTTGGGAGGCGCGAGGTCGGCTCCGCCCCCACCTCGCGACGGCGGATACGGCCAGGCACCGGTCGATCCGCGACCATACTGGGAACGCCCGCGGCCCGACCCAGAGTGGCGGCAGTGGCCGCCCGGCCCCTATCCCGGCTGGCAGACCGGCCCACCGCTGAACCCCGGCAGACCCCTCACACCATCCGATCCGGGCTATCCGATCGTGCCGCCCTTCGACCCCGCCGAGCCGGATCCCGAACAGACCGGCGCCTTCCCGATCCCCGAGGGCCCGGAGCCGCCCACCACCCGGGAGGCCTGGCCCGCGCTGGACTTCCCGGCCGCGGTCGCCGCCGACGAGCGATTCGACATCGACGTCGGCATCGGCCCGCGCCAGGACATCGAACTATTCGGCACCGGGTCGTTCACCGTGCCCTCGACCTCGGTCGAACTAGAGGTCGTCCTCATGTACGACCCCGCCGCGTTCGCTCCGGTCGGCTGGGCCAACCCGATCAGGCTCACGGTCACCCCGACCCGCCCCTACCCGCTCGCCACCGTCGGCATGACCGCCTTGGGCGGGCCGAACCTGCGCACCCGCCGCGATATCGGCGCGTCCTTCTATGTCGACGGCGGCCTGCGCGGGTACGCCTCGCGCGGGATCGAGGTCACCGGCACGCCCTCCGGCGTCGTCCCGCTGTTCGACGGCGGCCTGCTCGACATCGGTCCGTTGCTGGCCCAGGACGCGCCGGACCTGGTCGTCGTGGTGGAGCGCGGCGAGGACCTGCGCGGGCAGACCCTGTTGTGGAGCACCAGGACCACCCTGCCGGGGGTGCCCGCCGCGCCAGGTCCGTTCCGCAGCGAGATCGGCGAGGACCCGGCCGCGTTCGCCCGGCGGATCCGACTCGACATCGGTGCGTTCGGCGGCGACGCGCGCGGCACCACCCTCAAGCTCATCGGCGTCGGCCGCGCGATCGCCGATCACATCCCCGAGGAGGTCCGCGCCGCGCTGACCGCGGCGGCGGCCGCCCGCGCCCCCGAACCGGCCACGGTCCTGCTGCTCAGCTCCGAACCGCACGTGCCGTGGGAGCTGGCGGTGCTCGACCCGCCGCCGCCCGGCAGTCCCTTCCTCGGCTCGGCCATGGCGATCGGCCGCTGGGTGCTGGCCAAGAGCAGGCCCCGGCCGACACCGCCGACGCAGGTCCGCGCGGACCGGCACACCGTGGTCACCGCCCGGTACGAAGGGGTGGCGGGCTGGTCTCGCCTTCCCTTCGCCGAGGCCGAAGCCGAGCGACTGCGCCTGGCCTACCCACCCGCCGACGAGATCGAGCCGCTGCACTCCGCCGTGCTCGACTGCCTGGAAGCCGGGCCGGTGGGCGGCGTGCTGCACTTCGCGCTGCACGGCAGATACGATCCGGAGAACGCCCAGGACGGTCTGGTCCTGCTCGCCCCGTCCGACGCCGACCCGACCCGGCTGGTGCCCCGCTTCCTGCAACCCGACCAGGTCGCCGCGCTCGAGTTCACCACGGCACCGTTCGTGTTCCTCAACTCCTGCCAGGTCGGCGCGGCAGGCGAGGTGCTCGGGGACTACTCCGGCCTGGCGAAGGCGTTCCTGGCGGCGGGGGCGGCAGGCGTCGTCGCTCCACTGTGGAATGTCAACGACGAGGCCGCGGGCGCGCTGGCCGACAGCTTCTACCGCGCCGCCTACGGCCCCGAGTCGCTGGCGCCCGCGGAGTTCCTGCGCCGGGCCCGGTCCCAGGTGACCCGCACCGACTTCCCGGCGTGGCCCGCGACCACGCTGGCATACCAGTTCTTCGGCCACCCTCGCCTGAGGCTGCGCCGCGACAAGGGGGCAAACCATGGCTGA